A DNA window from Staphylococcus warneri contains the following coding sequences:
- the modA gene encoding molybdate ABC transporter substrate-binding protein, with translation MKIKSIFVVMLMSLLVLGGCSNSSSDNGKKSDKADNGKKQELQISAAASLTDVSKELKKEFEKEHKEAKVDFNYGGSGALRQQVESGAPVDVIMSANTKDVDILKNKKKAHDTYNYAKNNLVLIGEKDKDYHSVKDLKGNDKLALGQIETVPAGKYGKQYLEENDLWNTVKDKVIYAKDVKQVLNYVQKGNAQQGFVYKTDLYKNKKKIDNVKEIKQVKLSKPITYKAGATSDKKLAKKWMEFLKTDKAKQIIKDYQFSA, from the coding sequence ATGAAAATTAAAAGTATTTTTGTAGTAATGTTAATGAGTTTACTAGTGTTAGGAGGATGTTCGAATTCATCTTCTGACAATGGTAAAAAAAGTGACAAGGCTGATAATGGTAAGAAACAAGAATTACAAATTTCAGCAGCAGCAAGTTTAACAGATGTTAGTAAAGAATTGAAAAAAGAATTTGAAAAAGAACATAAAGAGGCTAAAGTTGACTTTAACTATGGAGGTTCAGGTGCTTTAAGACAACAAGTTGAATCAGGTGCACCAGTTGACGTTATCATGTCAGCTAATACAAAAGATGTTGATATCTTAAAAAATAAAAAGAAAGCGCATGATACATATAATTATGCTAAAAATAACTTAGTACTTATCGGTGAAAAGGACAAAGATTATCATTCTGTTAAAGATTTAAAAGGAAATGATAAATTGGCTTTAGGCCAAATTGAGACAGTTCCAGCAGGTAAGTATGGCAAACAATATTTAGAAGAGAATGATTTATGGAATACTGTTAAAGATAAAGTCATTTATGCAAAAGATGTTAAACAAGTATTAAATTATGTGCAAAAGGGTAACGCACAACAAGGATTTGTTTATAAAACAGATTTATATAAAAATAAGAAAAAAATCGACAATGTAAAAGAAATTAAACAAGTGAAGTTATCAAAACCAATCACTTATAAAGCTGGGGCTACTTCAGATAAAAAATTAGCTAAAAAATGGATGGAATTCTTAAAAACAGATAAAGCTAAACAAATTATCAAAGACTATCAGTTCTCAGCATAG
- the modB gene encoding molybdate ABC transporter permease subunit: MPDLTSFWISIRVATMSTIIVMILGILVSKWLYHRKKRWVKIVESFILLPIVLPPTVMGFILLIIFSPRGIIGLFFNNILHLPVVFTLTGAVIASVIVSFPLMYQHTIQGFNSIDKRMLDTARTMGASESKIFYRIVLPLSKRYILSGIVMSFARAIGEFGATLMVAGYIPNKTNTLPLEIYFLVVEGKENQAWLWVLVLVAFSIVVIMTINLMNYDKFRERD, translated from the coding sequence ATGCCTGACTTAACTTCATTCTGGATATCTATCCGCGTGGCAACAATGAGTACCATCATTGTCATGATTTTAGGTATTCTTGTATCTAAATGGCTATACCATCGTAAAAAGCGTTGGGTAAAAATAGTGGAGAGTTTCATCTTATTACCTATCGTCTTACCGCCAACAGTGATGGGGTTTATATTACTTATTATTTTTTCACCGCGGGGAATCATAGGTCTATTCTTCAATAATATATTACATCTGCCAGTAGTGTTTACACTTACAGGTGCAGTTATTGCCTCAGTAATAGTAAGTTTTCCGCTTATGTATCAACATACGATTCAAGGATTTAATAGTATAGATAAACGTATGTTAGATACAGCACGCACAATGGGTGCAAGTGAAAGTAAAATATTTTATCGTATTGTACTTCCATTATCGAAACGTTATATATTATCTGGCATAGTGATGAGTTTTGCGAGAGCAATTGGAGAATTTGGTGCGACATTAATGGTAGCTGGTTACATTCCAAATAAAACCAATACTTTACCATTAGAAATTTATTTCTTAGTAGTTGAAGGTAAAGAAAATCAAGCTTGGCTATGGGTTCTAGTGCTTGTAGCATTCTCAATAGTCGTCATTATGACGATCAATTTAATGAATTATGATAAGTTCAGGGAGCGTGATTAA
- a CDS encoding ATP-binding cassette domain-containing protein, with the protein MLKIDISHKINQRNIEIHINDDAPKIYAIQGPSGIGKTTILNMIAGLKKADQAEIEVNQRILTSSSRRIQLKIQQRRIGYLFQDYQLFPHLTVQQNITFMTQSSKHINDVMNTLNISHLVDQYPITLSGGEAQRVALARALSIKPDLLLLDEPFSSLDDHTKYESMNLVHKIYNLWKIPIIFVTHSNEEAHTLAHELIMIS; encoded by the coding sequence ATGTTGAAAATTGATATATCACATAAAATTAATCAACGTAATATCGAGATTCATATAAACGATGACGCCCCTAAAATTTATGCTATACAAGGTCCATCCGGCATAGGGAAGACGACTATATTAAATATGATTGCGGGTTTGAAGAAAGCAGATCAAGCTGAAATTGAAGTAAATCAACGGATACTTACTAGTTCATCTAGACGAATACAACTCAAAATTCAACAAAGACGAATTGGGTATTTATTTCAAGACTATCAGCTATTTCCACATCTTACTGTGCAACAAAATATTACATTTATGACGCAATCTTCGAAACATATCAATGATGTTATGAATACACTTAATATTTCACATTTAGTTGATCAATATCCTATCACATTATCCGGAGGAGAAGCGCAACGTGTAGCATTAGCTCGAGCATTAAGTATTAAACCCGACTTATTACTTTTAGACGAGCCATTTTCTAGTTTAGATGACCATACTAAGTATGAGAGTATGAACCTAGTTCATAAAATTTATAACTTATGGAAAATACCAATTATCTTTGTTACACATTCTAATGAAGAGGCACATACGCTTGCTCATGAATTAATAATGATTTCTTAA
- a CDS encoding ThiF family adenylyltransferase, with translation MDQERYSRQILFKHIKEEGQHLIGQKHVMIVGMGALGTHVAEGLIRAGIQQLTIVDRDYIELSNIQRQTLFTEQDAKDMLPKVIAAKNHLEAIRHDIDINAYVSHVDAYFLDIYTTNIDLIIDATDNFETRQLINDIAYQKCIPWIYGGVVQSTYAQTTFIPGKTPCFNCLVPQLPSINLTCDTVGVIQPAVTMTTSFQLADALKVLTNQSTDIKLKYGDIWEGYHHAIGFKNMHNDTCPTCGKTPNYPFLKRNQRQYTTLCGRDTVQYNNSTISQEMLEAFLKTHHIQYKQNPYMIVFTFNGYRIVAFNGGRLLIHGMNNPNEATKLINQLFG, from the coding sequence ATGGATCAAGAGAGATATTCAAGGCAAATCTTATTTAAACATATTAAAGAAGAAGGACAACATCTTATTGGTCAAAAACATGTCATGATTGTAGGGATGGGAGCATTGGGAACTCATGTAGCTGAAGGTTTGATTCGAGCGGGTATTCAACAATTGACAATTGTTGATCGTGATTATATTGAGCTTAGTAATATACAGAGACAAACCTTATTCACTGAACAAGACGCAAAAGATATGTTACCGAAAGTCATAGCAGCTAAGAATCATTTAGAAGCGATTCGTCATGATATTGATATTAATGCTTATGTATCACATGTTGATGCATACTTTTTAGACATCTACACAACTAACATTGATTTAATTATTGATGCAACTGATAACTTTGAAACGCGTCAACTCATTAATGATATTGCATATCAAAAGTGCATACCATGGATTTACGGGGGTGTTGTTCAAAGTACATATGCTCAAACAACTTTCATACCTGGTAAGACGCCTTGCTTCAATTGTCTAGTCCCACAATTGCCTTCAATTAATTTGACTTGCGATACAGTAGGGGTGATACAACCCGCTGTAACGATGACAACTAGTTTTCAACTTGCTGATGCTTTAAAAGTGCTAACCAATCAGTCTACAGATATTAAATTGAAATATGGTGACATTTGGGAAGGTTACCATCATGCCATTGGTTTTAAAAATATGCATAACGACACATGTCCTACTTGTGGAAAAACACCCAATTATCCGTTCTTAAAGCGCAACCAACGACAATATACAACGTTATGTGGAAGAGATACTGTACAATACAATAACTCGACAATTTCCCAGGAAATGTTAGAAGCATTTTTAAAGACACACCATATTCAATATAAACAGAATCCATATATGATTGTTTTTACATTCAATGGATATCGTATCGTTGCGTTTAATGGTGGAAGATTGCTTATTCACGGTATGAATAATCCTAATGAAGCAACAAAATTAATTAATCAATTATTTGGATAA
- a CDS encoding molybdenum cofactor biosynthesis protein B, with protein sequence MHTNVKLDRNIEVAVLTVSDTRNYETDKGGQLIQTLLKDENINIKRENYQIVKDDQEAIHSQLQTWLQQKNIDVIITTGGTGIAQRDVTIEVVRPLLDKEIEGFGELFRYLSYTEDVGTRSLLSRAVAGTHDEALIFALPGSTGAIKLAINKLIKPELNHLIHELTK encoded by the coding sequence ATGCACACAAATGTGAAATTAGATAGAAATATAGAAGTTGCAGTACTTACAGTTTCAGATACTAGAAATTACGAAACAGATAAGGGCGGTCAACTTATACAAACGCTATTAAAAGATGAAAATATAAATATCAAAAGGGAAAATTATCAAATTGTAAAAGATGATCAAGAGGCTATACACAGCCAATTACAAACTTGGTTACAACAAAAAAATATTGATGTCATTATCACAACTGGTGGTACAGGAATTGCACAAAGAGATGTAACCATTGAGGTTGTGCGACCTTTATTAGACAAAGAAATTGAGGGGTTTGGTGAACTATTCAGATACTTAAGTTATACAGAAGATGTAGGTACGAGGTCATTATTATCAAGAGCAGTAGCTGGAACACATGACGAAGCATTAATATTTGCATTACCTGGATCTACAGGCGCCATTAAGTTAGCTATTAACAAGCTCATTAAACCTGAACTTAATCATTTGATACATGAACTAACGAAATGA
- the moaC gene encoding cyclic pyranopterin monophosphate synthase MoaC has product MSEFTHINQQGNAKMVDVSNKEVTKRTAIAHSSIIVNETIYKQIVQNTNAKGNVLNTAQIAGIMAAKNTSTIIPMCHPLPLTGIDVSFDWNTTHSNHFELNIQATVSTTGKTGVEMEALTAASVTALTIYDMTKAVDKGMIIGQTYLTSKSGGKSGDYHRSN; this is encoded by the coding sequence ATGTCAGAATTCACACACATTAACCAACAAGGTAACGCTAAAATGGTCGATGTTTCTAATAAGGAAGTTACTAAACGAACTGCTATTGCACACTCAAGTATTATAGTGAATGAAACAATTTATAAACAAATTGTTCAAAATACTAACGCTAAAGGTAATGTATTAAATACAGCACAAATTGCTGGAATTATGGCTGCTAAAAATACATCAACGATTATTCCAATGTGCCATCCGCTTCCATTAACAGGTATAGATGTTTCATTTGACTGGAATACAACACATTCAAATCATTTCGAACTGAACATTCAAGCTACAGTATCCACAACAGGTAAAACTGGTGTAGAAATGGAAGCCTTAACGGCTGCCTCTGTAACTGCTTTAACCATATATGATATGACTAAAGCAGTAGATAAAGGTATGATAATAGGTCAAACCTATTTAACATCTAAATCCGGTGGAAAATCAGGAGATTATCATCGATCCAATTAG
- the glp gene encoding gephyrin-like molybdotransferase Glp yields MPFEKRSPIPVKEAIQRIVNQNIRSNKITVSLEESIGYVLANDIVATYDIPRFDKSPYDGFAIRSKDTVGARGDHRIKFKVIDHIGAGSVSHKEVGQYEAVRIMTGAQLPKGADAVVMFEQTVEEEDTFSIRKSFEHHENVSLKGEETQTGDIVLTVGQRINPGAIAVLATYGYTEVEVYEKPSIAVIATGSELLDVSDELQPGKIRNSNGPMIKALAEQLGIHVGSYQIQQDDLQSSIEVVKHAMEQHDMVITTGGVSVGDFDYLPEIYRALDANVLFNKVAMRPGSVTTVAVANQKYLFGLSGNPSACFTGFELFVKPAMNHMMNAKAVYPQIVKATLMEDFTKANPFTRFIRATATLTPAGATVVPSGFNKSGAVVAIAHANAMIMLPGGTRGFKQGHTVDVILTESAAYEEELNI; encoded by the coding sequence ATGCCATTTGAAAAAAGAAGTCCAATTCCTGTTAAAGAAGCTATTCAACGAATTGTAAATCAAAATATTCGTTCAAATAAAATAACTGTGTCATTAGAAGAAAGTATTGGTTATGTATTGGCGAATGACATTGTAGCTACTTATGATATTCCAAGATTTGATAAGTCACCTTACGATGGTTTTGCAATTAGAAGTAAAGATACTGTAGGTGCTCGTGGTGACCATCGAATCAAATTTAAAGTGATAGATCATATTGGGGCTGGTTCAGTGTCACATAAAGAAGTTGGGCAATACGAAGCGGTACGTATTATGACAGGTGCCCAATTACCAAAAGGCGCAGATGCAGTGGTGATGTTTGAGCAAACAGTTGAGGAAGAAGATACATTTTCTATTAGAAAATCTTTCGAACACCACGAGAATGTGTCATTAAAAGGTGAAGAAACACAAACTGGAGACATTGTATTAACAGTTGGTCAACGTATTAATCCAGGTGCTATTGCAGTTTTGGCAACCTATGGTTATACAGAAGTTGAAGTTTATGAAAAACCTAGTATCGCAGTTATAGCTACTGGCAGTGAACTGTTAGATGTAAGTGATGAACTTCAACCAGGTAAAATTAGAAATTCAAATGGACCAATGATTAAAGCACTAGCTGAACAACTTGGCATCCACGTAGGATCCTATCAGATACAACAAGACGATTTACAAAGTAGTATTGAAGTTGTTAAACATGCAATGGAGCAACATGACATGGTCATTACGACAGGTGGTGTATCTGTTGGAGATTTTGATTATTTACCTGAAATTTATCGAGCTTTAGATGCCAATGTATTATTTAATAAAGTCGCTATGCGTCCAGGTAGTGTAACAACCGTAGCCGTAGCTAATCAAAAATATTTGTTTGGTTTATCTGGTAATCCGTCTGCATGTTTTACTGGCTTTGAATTATTTGTGAAACCAGCGATGAATCATATGATGAATGCCAAAGCGGTGTATCCTCAAATTGTAAAAGCAACGCTTATGGAAGATTTTACTAAAGCAAATCCATTTACAAGATTTATACGAGCTACTGCAACATTAACTCCTGCAGGTGCAACTGTTGTACCTTCCGGGTTTAATAAATCGGGTGCGGTCGTAGCTATTGCACATGCCAATGCCATGATTATGTTGCCAGGAGGTACGCGTGGATTTAAACAAGGACATACTGTTGATGTTATACTCACTGAGTCAGCGGCTTACGAAGAGGAATTAAATATATGA
- the mobB gene encoding molybdopterin-guanine dinucleotide biosynthesis protein B: protein MILQIIGYKNVGKTTLMTHAISFLKEQNFKVASIKHHGHQGEDIQLQHQPVDHMKHFQSGADQSIVQGHAYRQTVTRTTEQSLSNIIKESVTIDCDVVLVEGFKHENYDKIIVYDNEKQLHELNHLNNICYRIKLNEPNAYQKFDEWLINKVTHKD from the coding sequence ATGATCTTACAAATTATTGGATATAAAAATGTTGGGAAAACAACATTGATGACACATGCAATATCATTTTTAAAAGAGCAAAATTTTAAAGTTGCAAGTATCAAACATCATGGTCATCAAGGTGAAGACATACAATTACAACATCAGCCTGTAGACCATATGAAACACTTTCAATCAGGTGCCGATCAAAGTATTGTACAAGGTCATGCCTATCGTCAAACAGTCACTAGAACGACTGAACAAAGCCTTTCTAATATTATTAAGGAATCTGTTACAATTGATTGTGATGTTGTACTAGTTGAAGGATTCAAACATGAAAATTATGACAAGATTATTGTTTACGATAATGAAAAACAATTACATGAGTTAAATCATTTAAACAATATATGTTATAGGATAAAATTAAATGAACCAAATGCATATCAAAAATTTGATGAATGGTTAATAAATAAAGTAACACATAAGGATTGA
- a CDS encoding molybdenum cofactor biosynthesis protein MoaE codes for MKQFEIVTTPIQTEPYREFTLNEHQGAMVMFTGHVREWTKGVKTEYLEYEAYIPMAEKKMAQIGQEIEEKWPGTVTTIVHRIGPLQISDIAVLIVVSSPHRKYAYQANEYAIERIKEIVPIWKKEIWEDGSEWQGHQKGSYEESQRGK; via the coding sequence ATGAAGCAATTTGAAATCGTAACTACACCGATTCAAACTGAACCCTATCGTGAATTCACATTAAATGAACATCAAGGTGCAATGGTCATGTTTACTGGTCATGTACGTGAATGGACGAAAGGCGTTAAAACAGAGTATTTAGAATATGAAGCATATATTCCAATGGCAGAGAAGAAAATGGCTCAAATTGGCCAAGAAATAGAAGAAAAGTGGCCAGGAACCGTCACAACTATTGTTCACAGAATAGGTCCATTACAAATTTCAGACATAGCTGTTTTAATTGTCGTATCTTCTCCACATCGTAAATATGCGTATCAGGCAAATGAATATGCCATAGAGCGAATTAAAGAAATTGTTCCAATTTGGAAAAAAGAAATTTGGGAAGATGGATCGGAGTGGCAAGGGCACCAAAAAGGTAGCTACGAGGAAAGTCAAAGGGGGAAGTGA
- the moaD gene encoding molybdopterin converting factor subunit 1, which produces MKVLYFAELKDMINQQSESIDLSEKVTVEVFKDLLLQRHPELTHKQFQIAVNEEFVKDKDMIGSGDTVALIQPVSGG; this is translated from the coding sequence ATGAAAGTACTCTACTTTGCAGAACTTAAAGATATGATTAATCAACAGTCAGAATCAATTGATTTGTCAGAGAAAGTAACTGTTGAAGTTTTTAAAGACTTATTATTACAACGACATCCTGAATTAACACATAAGCAATTTCAAATTGCGGTAAATGAAGAATTTGTAAAAGACAAAGATATGATAGGATCTGGTGATACTGTGGCACTCATACAACCAGTCAGCGGAGGATAA
- the mobA gene encoding molybdenum cofactor guanylyltransferase MobA yields MKAIILAGGESRRFGRPKAFAEVEGQMFYQRIIKVLESTNMFNDILISTNNQLKNQFDHTNVVVDTEEHKGKGPLAGIFTAMQQYPDEELFFVVSVDTPMISERAINQLYQFMVSHLIDDQIDIATVKASGRYIPTIGFYSPKTKAVIEDILESDDYSFKQLYNQMNIDWIKVEDIKAPSYWYYNINSQQDLDTLKQQLS; encoded by the coding sequence ATGAAAGCAATTATACTCGCTGGAGGAGAATCCAGACGTTTTGGACGTCCTAAAGCATTTGCCGAAGTTGAAGGTCAAATGTTTTATCAGCGTATTATCAAAGTATTAGAATCAACAAATATGTTTAATGACATTTTGATTAGTACAAATAATCAATTAAAAAATCAATTTGACCATACGAACGTGGTCGTGGATACCGAGGAGCATAAAGGGAAAGGCCCATTAGCAGGTATATTTACAGCTATGCAACAGTATCCAGATGAAGAATTATTTTTTGTAGTGTCAGTTGATACACCTATGATCAGTGAAAGAGCTATTAATCAACTCTATCAATTTATGGTGTCACACTTAATAGATGATCAAATAGATATCGCAACGGTAAAAGCATCAGGGCGTTATATTCCAACTATAGGTTTTTATAGTCCTAAGACGAAAGCCGTTATAGAAGATATTCTAGAGTCCGATGATTATAGTTTTAAACAATTATATAATCAAATGAATATAGATTGGATTAAAGTAGAAGACATCAAAGCACCGTCATATTGGTATTATAATATCAATTCACAACAAGACTTGGACACTTTAAAACAACAGTTAAGTTAA
- the moaA gene encoding GTP 3',8-cyclase MoaA, with translation MVEQIKDKLGRPIRDLRLSVTDRCNFRCDYCMPKEIFGDDFVFLPKEELLTFEEMVRISKLYAQLGVKKIRITGGEPLLRRNLYQLIEQLNQIEGIEDIGLTTNGLLLKKHGQNLYNAGLRRINISLDAIDDEVFQAINNRNIKASTILEQIDYAISIGFEIKVNVVIQKGINDDQIIPMLDYFKDRGIEIRFIEFMDVGNDNGWDFSKVVTKDEMLSMIEEHFDIEPVEPKYFGEVAKYYRHKDNQVKFGLITSVSQSFCSSCTRARLSSDGKFYGCLFAEVEGFDVKALMRSGATDAMLLEQFKALWHVRDDRYSDERTEQTVQNRKRNKINMNYIGG, from the coding sequence ATGGTAGAGCAAATTAAAGATAAATTAGGTCGACCAATAAGAGATTTAAGATTATCTGTCACTGATAGATGTAATTTTAGATGTGATTATTGCATGCCAAAAGAAATATTTGGTGATGATTTTGTCTTTTTACCCAAAGAAGAATTATTAACATTCGAAGAGATGGTAAGAATATCTAAGCTTTACGCGCAATTGGGTGTTAAAAAAATAAGAATTACTGGTGGTGAACCACTACTACGTAGAAATCTTTACCAACTCATAGAGCAACTGAATCAAATTGAAGGTATAGAAGATATTGGATTGACTACAAATGGCTTACTATTAAAAAAACATGGTCAAAATTTATATAATGCAGGTTTAAGACGAATTAATATTAGTCTAGACGCGATAGATGATGAAGTTTTTCAAGCTATTAACAACCGAAATATTAAAGCATCTACAATACTAGAACAGATTGATTATGCTATATCAATAGGGTTTGAAATTAAGGTGAATGTAGTCATTCAAAAAGGCATTAATGATGATCAAATCATTCCGATGTTAGATTACTTTAAAGATAGAGGCATTGAAATCAGATTTATAGAGTTTATGGATGTTGGGAACGACAATGGTTGGGATTTCAGTAAAGTAGTAACTAAAGATGAAATGTTAAGTATGATAGAAGAACATTTTGATATAGAACCAGTAGAACCAAAATATTTTGGTGAGGTTGCAAAGTACTATAGACATAAAGATAATCAAGTGAAATTTGGATTGATTACAAGTGTTTCTCAGTCATTTTGTTCATCTTGTACTAGGGCACGTTTATCTTCAGATGGAAAATTTTATGGTTGTTTATTTGCAGAAGTAGAGGGGTTTGATGTCAAAGCTTTAATGCGATCAGGTGCAACAGATGCAATGTTATTAGAGCAATTTAAAGCACTATGGCATGTTAGAGATGATCGTTACTCTGATGAGCGAACTGAACAAACCGTTCAAAATAGAAAGCGTAATAAAATAAACATGAATTATATAGGCGGATAG
- a CDS encoding SarA family transcriptional regulator, whose protein sequence is MTNKVQGFIASERELSQLKHWLKSTYRISIEEFVVLYKVFEGEKISGKELRDTLHFEMLWDTSKIDVIIRKIYKKELISKLRSETDERQVYYFFNASQKKLIDKMINEIEAISIAN, encoded by the coding sequence ATGACAAATAAAGTACAAGGTTTTATTGCATCTGAAAGAGAGCTAAGTCAACTTAAGCATTGGTTGAAATCAACTTATCGTATTTCAATTGAAGAGTTTGTTGTATTATACAAAGTCTTTGAAGGAGAGAAAATAAGTGGAAAAGAATTAAGAGATACATTACATTTTGAAATGCTTTGGGATACAAGTAAAATTGATGTCATTATCCGTAAAATCTATAAAAAAGAACTTATTTCAAAACTACGTTCTGAAACAGACGAACGACAAGTCTATTATTTCTTCAATGCGTCACAAAAGAAATTAATTGATAAAATGATTAATGAAATAGAAGCGATTAGTATTGCAAACTAA
- a CDS encoding MFS transporter, with translation MNESSATKAPIFTKRFNLNFIINFFVYLCMYLLIVVIAGYSKTEYHASDSLAGLVVGLFIVGSLIGRFGTGKYVNLFGPKKILIFGLSCLIITQALYFIPSNIYFLMFVRLINGIATAIATTATGTIAAYVTPQTRKSEGISLFSLSLVLGTAVGPFFGILLLNAFSITVLFTLCIALGIIGLLLSLFIKIDFETVKPSHNASEPKGFSIHNFIAKEAVPVAFVMMLVGVTYAAILTYLQVFAEQRDLVNAASYFFIFYAIASLVTRPIAGRLMDNKNENVVVYPAFIAQILCFICLVFSYNSGLLLLAGILLGIGYGNLSSSMQAISIKVSPSSKYGLATSTYFIGLDIGVGFGPSFLGLFTHMVSYSQIYGAMAILGLLTTAVYFLVHGKKVRHTYSYE, from the coding sequence ATGAATGAATCGTCAGCAACTAAAGCACCTATTTTTACCAAACGCTTCAATCTAAATTTCATCATAAACTTTTTCGTATACTTATGTATGTATTTGTTGATTGTTGTAATTGCTGGATATAGTAAGACTGAATATCATGCATCAGATAGTTTAGCAGGCCTTGTCGTTGGTTTATTTATTGTAGGATCATTAATAGGTCGTTTTGGAACAGGTAAATATGTAAATTTATTTGGTCCTAAAAAGATATTAATATTTGGTTTAAGTTGTTTGATAATAACTCAAGCACTTTATTTTATTCCAAGTAATATTTATTTCTTAATGTTTGTACGTTTAATAAATGGTATTGCGACAGCGATTGCTACTACAGCTACAGGAACTATAGCAGCATATGTAACGCCTCAAACTCGTAAAAGTGAAGGTATCAGCTTATTTTCATTAAGTTTAGTATTAGGTACTGCCGTAGGACCTTTCTTTGGTATTCTGCTGCTTAATGCCTTTTCAATCACTGTACTATTCACTTTATGTATTGCATTAGGAATCATTGGTTTACTATTATCTTTATTCATTAAAATAGATTTTGAAACTGTTAAACCCAGTCATAATGCTTCAGAACCTAAGGGGTTCAGTATCCATAACTTTATCGCCAAAGAGGCAGTTCCAGTAGCATTTGTGATGATGTTAGTTGGTGTAACTTATGCAGCTATATTAACTTATTTACAAGTGTTTGCGGAACAACGTGACTTAGTTAATGCAGCAAGTTATTTCTTTATTTTCTATGCTATCGCTTCATTAGTCACACGACCTATAGCAGGCCGTCTCATGGATAATAAAAATGAAAATGTTGTGGTTTACCCAGCATTCATTGCACAAATACTATGTTTTATTTGTTTAGTTTTCAGTTATAACAGTGGCTTATTATTACTTGCTGGTATTTTACTAGGTATAGGATATGGAAACCTTTCTTCATCTATGCAAGCTATTTCTATAAAAGTTTCACCATCATCTAAATATGGCTTAGCCACATCAACTTATTTTATTGGTCTAGATATCGGCGTAGGTTTTGGACCTTCATTCTTAGGATTATTTACGCATATGGTTTCATATAGTCAGATTTATGGCGCAATGGCTATATTAGGTCTATTAACTACAGCTGTATACTTCTTGGTACATGGTAAGAAAGTTAGACATACGTATTCTTATGAATAA
- a CDS encoding MarR family winged helix-turn-helix transcriptional regulator, producing MISNDFFNSFISIYRPYIKLTQPILDRYDIHTGQWLVLKDIAQFQPTTLVNISYRRSIEKPTTRKFIKVLLEKELITFTTGNDKRQKWLSLTEEGMQLFNAINKEVNEIQSEIIKKSGVNEQQLSKIIESMSIIYETILKESQE from the coding sequence ATGATTAGTAATGATTTTTTTAATAGTTTTATAAGTATTTATCGACCTTATATTAAATTAACACAACCAATATTGGACCGATATGATATCCATACTGGTCAATGGCTTGTATTAAAAGACATAGCTCAATTCCAACCGACGACTTTAGTTAACATTTCTTACCGTCGTTCTATAGAGAAACCAACAACACGAAAGTTTATCAAAGTATTGTTAGAAAAAGAATTGATCACATTTACAACGGGTAATGACAAGCGTCAAAAATGGTTGAGTTTAACAGAAGAAGGCATGCAATTATTTAACGCGATTAATAAAGAGGTTAATGAAATACAAAGTGAAATTATTAAGAAATCAGGTGTTAATGAGCAACAATTATCAAAAATTATCGAGTCAATGTCTATCATTTATGAAACAATACTAAAGGAGAGTCAAGAATGA